One Aquamicrobium sp. genomic region harbors:
- the ppx gene encoding exopolyphosphatase has translation MIHSSQGRLQDRRPLAVIDIGSNSVRLVVYEGVARSPTVLFNEKMMAGLGRGIVSTGRLDDEAVRRAVEELRRFRALAEQAGAVSLHAIATAAAREAENGMDFVRRAEDILGVPIQVLSGREEAGYSAQGVISAFHRPDGIAGDLGGGSLELVDISGEDFGDGITLPLGGLRLQEMSRESPAAAAKIAREELRRADFLADGRGRAFYCVGGTWRNLARLHMLSTGYPLPVMHHYELPLDDMGEFLKFVMAGDIAQMQGAKRISKSRRALLPYGAAVLREIIDAMQPKSIVASAFGVREGYLHSLLSPQERERDPLISAAEELAILRARSVTHARELAAWTDEAFAVFGIDETEDDARYRRAACLLADIGWRAHPEYRGTQSLNIIAHASFIGIDHPGRAFIALANLFRHEGIYEDDVSPAMKALAGPRHIERARILGALLRVVYLFSASMPGIMPKLKWREGEGRKLSLVVPASHAGLMGERPEARMAILAKVLDRPMEIVVGD, from the coding sequence ATGATCCATTCATCACAGGGCCGGCTCCAGGACCGCCGGCCGCTCGCCGTGATCGACATCGGGTCGAACTCGGTGCGGCTTGTCGTCTATGAGGGCGTCGCGCGCTCGCCGACCGTTCTTTTCAACGAGAAGATGATGGCCGGGCTCGGCCGCGGCATCGTCTCGACCGGCCGGCTCGACGACGAGGCGGTGCGCCGCGCCGTCGAGGAACTGCGGCGTTTCCGCGCACTCGCCGAGCAGGCCGGCGCGGTCTCGCTTCACGCCATCGCCACCGCCGCCGCGCGCGAGGCCGAGAACGGCATGGATTTCGTGCGCCGCGCCGAGGACATCCTCGGCGTGCCGATCCAGGTCCTCTCCGGCCGCGAGGAGGCCGGCTACTCGGCGCAGGGCGTCATCTCCGCCTTCCACCGGCCGGACGGCATCGCCGGCGACCTCGGCGGCGGCAGCCTCGAGCTGGTCGATATCTCCGGCGAAGATTTCGGCGACGGCATCACCCTGCCGCTCGGCGGCCTGCGCCTTCAGGAGATGTCGCGCGAATCGCCGGCCGCGGCGGCGAAGATCGCGCGCGAGGAGCTGCGCCGCGCCGATTTCCTCGCCGATGGGCGCGGCCGCGCCTTCTACTGCGTCGGCGGGACGTGGCGAAACCTCGCCCGCCTCCACATGCTTTCCACCGGCTACCCGCTGCCGGTCATGCACCATTACGAGCTTCCGCTCGACGACATGGGCGAGTTCCTCAAATTCGTCATGGCCGGCGACATCGCCCAGATGCAGGGCGCCAAGCGCATCTCGAAATCGCGCCGCGCGCTCCTGCCCTACGGTGCGGCGGTGCTGCGCGAGATCATCGACGCGATGCAGCCGAAAAGCATCGTCGCCTCGGCCTTCGGCGTGCGCGAGGGCTATCTCCATTCGCTCTTGTCGCCGCAGGAGCGCGAGCGCGATCCGCTGATCTCGGCGGCGGAGGAGCTCGCCATCCTGCGCGCCCGCTCCGTCACCCATGCGCGCGAGCTGGCGGCGTGGACCGACGAGGCCTTCGCCGTCTTCGGCATCGACGAGACCGAGGACGACGCCCGTTATCGCCGGGCCGCCTGCCTGCTCGCCGACATCGGCTGGCGCGCGCATCCCGAATATCGCGGCACCCAGTCGCTCAACATCATCGCCCACGCCTCCTTCATCGGCATCGACCATCCCGGCCGCGCCTTCATCGCGCTCGCCAACCTGTTCCGCCACGAGGGCATCTACGAGGACGACGTCTCGCCGGCGATGAAGGCGCTCGCCGGCCCGCGCCATATCGAGCGCGCGCGCATCCTCGGCGCGCTGCTGCGCGTGGTCTACCTGTTCTCGGCCTCGATGCCGGGCATCATGCCCAAGCTGAAATGGCGCGAGGGCGAGGGGCGCAAGCTCTCCCTCGTCGTGCCGGCCAGCCATGCCGGCCTGATGGGCGAGCGGCCGGAAGCGCGCATGGCGATCCTCGCCAAGGTGCTCGACCGGCCGATGGAGATCGTGGTCGGGGATTAA